DNA sequence from the Arthrobacter jinronghuae genome:
GGCACACCCGCCGGGCTGAACCTGACCCGGGCCAGCCTGGACGCCGCCACCAAATACCCGTGGTCCATTGCGGACGCTCCGCTCGTCAACGGCCACCGCACCACCAAGTTCGGTGTGTACGAGGATGACCTGCCCGTCTTCACCTGGCTGCGCGACGGCGCCCCGGACGGCCGTTCCTGCCTTGAAGCGCAGGTGATGGACCTGGCGGATGACATCTCCTACTCGGTGCACGACGTCGAAGACGCGATAGTCGCCGGCCACGTCCAGCTCAAGTGGCTGGACAATCCCGACCAGCGTGCCCGCGTGGTGGGCTACACCCAGCAGTGGTACCTGCCCGGCGTCGAGGCTGCCGCCATTGACGCGGCCCTCGCCCGGCTGGAAGCCACCAATGTCTGGGTGCGCGAATCGGACGGCAGCCGCCGTGCGATGGCGGCCCTGAAGGACATGACCAGCCAGCTCATCGGCCGGTTCTGCAACAGCGCCCTCGAAGCGACGCGCGGCATCTACGGCACGGATCCGCTGACCCGGTACAACGCCGAAATGGTGGTCCCCGAGGACACCCAGCTGGAAATCGCCGTCATGAAGGGCCTGGCCACCACGTTCGTTATGACCACCGACCAGCGCCAGCCGCTGTATGAGCGCCAGCGTGAGATCCTCACGGCCCTCGTCGCCCAGCTCTCCGCCACCGGGGATAAGCATCTGGACCCGATGTTCGCCGCAGACTGGCGGGACGCGGCCGACGACGGCGCCCGGCTGCGCGTCGTCGTCGACCAGGTGGCCTCGCTGACAGACGGCTCGGCACTCGCCCTGCACGAGCGGCTGGTAGGCCCGGTTCCGGCGCTCTGGTAGAGATAGCGGCCAGCTCTCTGGCGGTGGGGTGTGTGCCCCGTTAGCCTCTGGCGCGGGGTGGTTCAGCGTTCGGTGATTCACTATCGCCGGATGGTCGGCCGAACACGCGTACCCGAGGACCGCCATGAGCACTCAGCAGACAACCCGTTCCCGCCAGCTACGTCGCGTCAGGCACGGAAGCCGACGGTTCCACTCTCGGAGCCTCCTGGTTTTCCTGCTGGGCCTGGCGATGTTGCCGCTGGGGCTGCCCGCGCAGGCCGCCCTGGATCCCGGGCCTCTTCTTGGTGCGCCTCCTGCCAGCAACTCGAACACTGACATCGTGATCACCTCGCTGGGCGCCGGGACAAGGGTGTCGGGAGGGCTGCCGCCCCTGGGGCAAACCTGGCCCATTGACGCGTATCCCGCCGGTGTTCCGGCCGGGTACCAGACGGAAAACGTCAGCTTTGCCGGCATCATCAATACCCAGGACGCCAGCGGCACCACCACTGCCGAGATGTACTGCATCGACCTGCGCACCTCCACGAGAGCGGGAATCGGCTACGAAAACGGCTCCTGGGATGAGTCCAACGTTCCCAACATCGGGTACGTCAACCGGATCCTGAACACCTACTATCCGAGTACCAACCTTCCGGCAGGCAACGTCAACAACAAGGCCGCCGCAGTGCAGGCTGCCATTTGGTTCTTCACGGACGGGTTTGTCCTCAATCGGCAGAGTTCTCTCTACTCGACCGTCGCCGGGATAGTGAACGACACCATCGCAGCCGGTCCCCTGGAGGAGCCGGACCCTCCGGCGATCGCAATTACTCCGCCCACTACCGGAGCACC
Encoded proteins:
- a CDS encoding deoxyguanosinetriphosphate triphosphohydrolase encodes the protein MTFPQAVETAGYTEVDLARWVSEPAKNTNRTQFGRDRARVLHSSALRRLGAKTQVVAPDTDDFVRTRLTHSLEVAQVGRELGNALGCDPDVVDAACLSHDLGHPPFGHNGETALNDIAHAIGGFEGNAQTLRLLTRLEPKIIAPDGTPAGLNLTRASLDAATKYPWSIADAPLVNGHRTTKFGVYEDDLPVFTWLRDGAPDGRSCLEAQVMDLADDISYSVHDVEDAIVAGHVQLKWLDNPDQRARVVGYTQQWYLPGVEAAAIDAALARLEATNVWVRESDGSRRAMAALKDMTSQLIGRFCNSALEATRGIYGTDPLTRYNAEMVVPEDTQLEIAVMKGLATTFVMTTDQRQPLYERQREILTALVAQLSATGDKHLDPMFAADWRDAADDGARLRVVVDQVASLTDGSALALHERLVGPVPALW